The Myxococcales bacterium genome window below encodes:
- a CDS encoding nitroreductase family protein, whose translation MTLADLHALLASRASVRGFAPTPLPRARLEAVFAAAQRAASWCNIQPWRVVVTDPPATERVRAALVAAARGAMPGPDLPFPLDYPEPYSAHRRACGGALYGAMGIARDDKASRYDAWLRNFALFDAPHVAIVSVDRRLGPYALIDVGVWLGTLLAALAADEIAACPMASAVAYPKALRAELAIPDEHQLLFGVALGTASAAPANACRTTRAPIDANVTFVE comes from the coding sequence CGACCTGCACGCGCTCCTGGCCAGCCGGGCCAGCGTGCGCGGGTTCGCGCCGACGCCACTGCCGCGGGCGCGGCTCGAGGCGGTGTTCGCCGCCGCCCAGCGCGCGGCGTCGTGGTGCAACATCCAGCCGTGGCGCGTGGTCGTGACCGATCCGCCCGCGACCGAGCGCGTGCGCGCGGCGCTCGTGGCCGCGGCCCGCGGCGCGATGCCGGGGCCCGACCTGCCGTTCCCGCTCGACTACCCCGAGCCCTACAGCGCCCACCGGCGCGCGTGCGGCGGCGCGCTCTACGGGGCGATGGGCATCGCCCGCGACGACAAGGCCAGCCGCTACGACGCCTGGCTCCGCAACTTCGCGCTGTTCGACGCGCCCCACGTCGCGATCGTCTCGGTCGATCGACGGCTGGGGCCGTACGCGCTGATCGACGTCGGCGTGTGGCTGGGCACGCTGCTCGCGGCCCTGGCCGCCGACGAGATCGCCGCGTGCCCGATGGCCTCGGCGGTCGCGTACCCCAAGGCGCTGCGGGCCGAGCTGGCCATCCCCGACGAGCACCAGCTCCTGTTCGGCGTCGCGCTGGGCACGGCCAGCGCTGCTCCGGCCAATGCCTGCCGCACGACCCGGGCGCCGATCGACGCGAACGTGACGTTCGTCGAGTAG
- a CDS encoding PEGA domain-containing protein, translated as MSARLALVFVFLAALSGAALAQQPDALVKASTLFADAQSQYLAKNFDGAAEGFKQAYEARPQPQFLYNAAAAYHMKGKKTGDVGAYELAVQYYQKYLTSEPTAEDKPAVEKSIEILGKEIARLKAAAEAAAVAAAAADPAAPPPPPPDLTTPSAEVAALGDVVTRSLVVIETEPQGANIYLDDKKNGVFAQTPWSGSLDGQHKILIEKRGHKSKDAVIAPDPNRLVVLQVVLSEEDYLGWIEIKANIPGALVYSDDKAAGPIGKTPYSGNFKPGKHKIWIAADGYDEYAEEIEIVAGKTHEVAANLRGAPVGYLNIRGANLDRAKVKVDGAVVCERGPCRTPVREGKRTIVVSRSGFKPYRARLELQAKTELTVTPNLVKRPGRTDAVVAYIFTAILAGGATGAYIYANGLKVDDSLYDKRDYVKYGAYGGWGLAGVVGLSAIYYTFRDKGPPSTGTVDVKALALTPTVGSDFAGLSVGGGF; from the coding sequence ATGTCTGCGCGCCTCGCCCTCGTGTTCGTGTTCCTCGCCGCGCTCTCCGGCGCCGCGCTCGCCCAGCAGCCCGACGCCCTGGTCAAGGCGTCGACGCTGTTCGCCGACGCCCAGAGCCAGTACCTGGCCAAGAACTTCGACGGCGCCGCCGAGGGCTTCAAGCAGGCCTACGAGGCGCGGCCGCAGCCGCAGTTCCTCTACAACGCCGCGGCCGCGTACCACATGAAGGGCAAGAAGACCGGCGACGTCGGCGCCTACGAGCTGGCGGTGCAGTACTACCAGAAGTACCTCACGTCGGAGCCGACCGCCGAGGACAAGCCCGCGGTCGAGAAGTCGATCGAGATCCTGGGCAAGGAGATCGCGCGCCTCAAGGCCGCTGCCGAGGCGGCCGCGGTCGCGGCCGCGGCTGCGGATCCGGCGGCGCCGCCGCCCCCGCCGCCCGACCTGACCACGCCGTCGGCCGAGGTCGCCGCCCTCGGGGACGTCGTGACCCGGAGCCTCGTGGTGATCGAGACCGAGCCCCAGGGCGCCAACATCTACCTCGACGACAAGAAGAACGGCGTGTTCGCGCAGACGCCGTGGTCGGGCTCGCTCGACGGCCAGCACAAGATCCTGATCGAGAAGCGCGGCCACAAGTCCAAGGACGCGGTGATCGCGCCCGACCCCAACCGCCTGGTGGTCCTGCAGGTGGTCCTGTCCGAGGAGGACTACCTGGGCTGGATCGAGATCAAGGCGAACATCCCGGGCGCGCTGGTCTACTCCGACGACAAGGCCGCCGGCCCGATCGGCAAGACCCCGTACTCGGGCAACTTCAAGCCGGGCAAGCACAAGATCTGGATCGCCGCCGACGGCTACGACGAGTACGCCGAGGAGATCGAGATCGTCGCCGGCAAGACCCACGAGGTCGCCGCCAACCTGCGCGGCGCGCCGGTCGGCTACCTGAACATCCGCGGCGCCAACCTCGATCGCGCCAAGGTCAAGGTCGACGGCGCGGTCGTGTGCGAGCGCGGGCCGTGCCGGACGCCGGTCCGCGAGGGCAAGCGGACGATCGTCGTGTCGCGCAGCGGCTTCAAGCCGTACCGGGCCCGGCTCGAGCTGCAGGCCAAGACCGAGCTGACGGTGACGCCGAACCTGGTCAAGCGGCCGGGCCGCACCGACGCCGTGGTCGCGTACATCTTCACCGCCATCCTCGCCGGCGGCGCGACCGGCGCGTACATCTACGCCAACGGCCTCAAGGTCGATGACTCGCTCTACGACAAGCGCGACTACGTCAAGTACGGCGCGTACGGCGGCTGGGGCCTGGCCGGCGTGGTCGGGCTGTCGGCCATCTACTACACGTTCCGCGACAAGGGCCCGCCGTCGACGGGCACGGTCGACGTGAAGGCGCTGGCGCTGACGCCCACGGTCGGCTCGGACTTCGCCGGCCTGTCGGTCGGCGGCGGGTTCTGA
- a CDS encoding PEGA domain-containing protein: MRLRILLLVTIALALVSPRRAAAQGDPWKAAQAAFSQGETFYLSGKFDDAAASFKKAYEARPMPQFLYNVGAAYHMKGKKASEPESYDKAVDYYTRYLTENKEAKDRDHVEKVIEVLKAEAERLRAAVAAIAAGGGSDGGVTGAGNPDGGTGAAPVAIGPSAEVESLGDVTYRGLVVIESEPQGANVYINGKEKGPFAQTPWSGSMDGEFQYLVEKRGYKSKEGRTAADPTRLLLLQVVLSEEDYLGWLEIKSNVPGANIFLDDRAVGAIGKTPFSGNFKPGKHKVWIEADGYETSEHDIEIIAGEAAEIAAQLKGAPVGYLYVRGPGIESSRIYLDGQLLCERGPCRKPVKEGRHKVSVRRSGYKSYSATIEVQAKTEINLKTELAKKPGRGDAIVAYVFSGLFAGGGIYLGLESQKLEQELKDAIAAGTPPVDQSDPRFTRGKYFAIGANAAYGVAGLLGLAAIYYTFREKGRPSVGVVDVRALALTPSIGPNYAGLSMELPW, from the coding sequence ATGAGACTACGTATCCTATTGCTCGTCACGATCGCGCTCGCGCTGGTCTCCCCGCGGCGCGCCGCCGCCCAGGGCGACCCCTGGAAGGCCGCGCAGGCCGCGTTCAGCCAGGGCGAGACGTTCTATCTGTCCGGGAAGTTCGACGACGCGGCGGCGTCGTTCAAGAAGGCGTACGAGGCGCGGCCGATGCCGCAGTTCCTCTACAACGTCGGCGCCGCCTACCACATGAAGGGCAAGAAGGCGTCGGAGCCCGAGTCGTACGACAAGGCCGTCGACTACTACACGCGGTACCTGACCGAGAACAAGGAGGCCAAGGACCGCGACCACGTCGAGAAGGTCATCGAGGTGCTCAAGGCCGAGGCCGAGCGCCTGCGGGCGGCGGTCGCGGCGATCGCCGCAGGTGGCGGATCCGACGGCGGCGTCACCGGCGCCGGCAACCCCGACGGCGGCACCGGCGCGGCGCCGGTCGCGATCGGCCCGTCGGCCGAGGTCGAGTCGCTCGGCGACGTGACCTACCGCGGCCTCGTGGTCATCGAGAGCGAGCCCCAGGGCGCCAACGTCTACATCAACGGCAAGGAGAAGGGCCCGTTCGCCCAGACCCCGTGGTCCGGCTCGATGGACGGCGAGTTCCAGTACCTGGTCGAGAAGCGCGGCTACAAGAGCAAGGAGGGCCGCACCGCGGCCGATCCGACCCGGCTCCTGCTGCTGCAGGTGGTGCTGTCCGAGGAGGACTACCTGGGCTGGCTCGAGATCAAGAGCAACGTGCCGGGCGCCAACATCTTCCTCGACGACCGCGCCGTCGGCGCGATCGGCAAGACCCCGTTCTCGGGCAACTTCAAGCCCGGCAAGCACAAGGTCTGGATCGAGGCGGACGGCTACGAGACCAGCGAGCACGACATCGAGATCATCGCGGGCGAGGCGGCCGAGATCGCCGCGCAGCTCAAGGGCGCGCCGGTCGGCTACCTGTACGTGCGCGGCCCCGGCATCGAGTCGTCGCGCATCTACCTCGACGGCCAGCTCCTGTGCGAGCGCGGCCCGTGCCGCAAGCCGGTCAAGGAGGGGCGCCACAAGGTGTCGGTGCGGCGCTCGGGCTACAAGTCGTACTCGGCCACGATCGAGGTGCAGGCCAAGACCGAGATCAACCTGAAGACCGAGCTGGCGAAGAAGCCCGGCCGCGGCGACGCCATCGTGGCCTACGTCTTCAGCGGGCTGTTCGCGGGCGGCGGCATCTACCTGGGCCTCGAGTCGCAGAAGCTCGAGCAGGAGCTCAAGGACGCCATCGCCGCCGGGACGCCCCCGGTCGACCAGAGCGATCCGCGGTTCACCCGCGGCAAGTACTTCGCGATCGGCGCCAACGCGGCGTACGGCGTCGCCGGCCTGCTGGGCCTGGCGGCGATCTACTACACGTTCCGCGAGAAGGGCCGCCCGTCGGTGGGCGTGGTCGACGTGCGCGCGCTGGCGCTGACCCCGAGCATCGGGCCGAACTACGCCGGCCTGTCGATGGAGCTGCCATGGTGA
- a CDS encoding FG-GAP repeat protein yields MVTRSRLALGAAGLALCGAGACNWTTFDDLASDVWVERVNNPGDSRQYGVAMGAMPLTAETLDGQGVNLVVLGRAKLMLSTLRYGADGKHAIASVGGQSILPAFMFDDLPAKPAFAAHPTEHRFAFGSRTGNLLSGQAFIAVMSGDDLGLAVAPGRVFNGANTDLGLLPPTGIAFATLPDAGGFTNDPTLGELVVVRGTQIDVLYDYENSAITDAGTFAECTQTTNRATETSFEAAVADIEGDADPEIVVGQGPRSSADGTTSEIRIYQVANVVKSMSTVMLPMPCDAPTTTLSVPAMDGGFAMLTARFDPAVPQAALVYSAPSINTVYVRLPGATDPMAITVPITGSTFGYALAAGDLDGDGVPELVIGAPKSDIDGTADAGGVYIYRYAAGAFTAVTTEPLAVASASASDQYGRSLAIGPWGRSGQNVLVVGAEGKVFTYFRLPGLYDDDVRTGR; encoded by the coding sequence ATGGTGACCCGCTCTCGTCTCGCGCTCGGCGCCGCCGGCCTGGCCCTGTGCGGCGCCGGCGCCTGCAACTGGACCACGTTCGACGATCTCGCCAGCGACGTCTGGGTCGAGCGGGTCAACAACCCCGGCGACTCGCGCCAGTACGGCGTCGCGATGGGCGCGATGCCGCTGACGGCCGAGACGCTCGACGGCCAGGGCGTCAACCTGGTCGTGCTCGGCCGCGCCAAGCTGATGCTGTCGACCCTGCGCTACGGCGCCGACGGCAAGCACGCGATCGCCTCGGTCGGCGGTCAGTCGATCCTCCCGGCGTTCATGTTCGACGACCTGCCGGCCAAGCCCGCGTTCGCCGCCCACCCGACCGAGCACCGGTTCGCGTTCGGCAGCCGGACCGGCAACCTGCTCAGCGGGCAGGCCTTCATCGCCGTGATGTCCGGCGACGACCTGGGCCTGGCGGTGGCGCCGGGCCGCGTCTTCAACGGCGCCAACACCGACCTGGGCCTGCTGCCGCCGACCGGCATCGCGTTCGCGACGCTGCCCGACGCCGGCGGCTTCACCAACGACCCGACGCTGGGCGAGCTGGTGGTGGTGCGCGGCACGCAGATCGACGTGCTCTACGACTACGAGAACTCGGCGATCACCGACGCCGGCACCTTCGCCGAGTGCACCCAGACCACCAACCGCGCCACCGAGACCTCGTTCGAGGCGGCCGTGGCCGACATCGAGGGCGACGCCGATCCCGAGATCGTGGTCGGCCAGGGCCCGCGCTCGAGCGCCGACGGCACGACCTCGGAGATCCGGATCTACCAGGTCGCCAACGTCGTCAAGTCGATGTCGACGGTGATGCTGCCGATGCCCTGCGACGCGCCGACGACGACCTTGTCGGTGCCCGCGATGGACGGCGGCTTCGCGATGCTGACCGCCCGGTTCGATCCGGCCGTGCCCCAGGCGGCGCTGGTGTACTCGGCGCCGAGCATCAACACGGTCTACGTGCGCCTGCCCGGCGCCACCGATCCGATGGCCATCACCGTGCCGATCACCGGGTCGACCTTCGGCTACGCGCTGGCCGCCGGCGACCTCGACGGCGACGGCGTGCCCGAGCTGGTCATCGGCGCCCCCAAGTCGGACATCGACGGCACCGCCGACGCCGGCGGCGTCTACATCTACCGCTACGCGGCCGGCGCGTTCACGGCGGTGACGACCGAGCCGCTGGCGGTGGCCAGCGCCAGCGCCAGCGACCAGTACGGCCGGAGCCTGGCGATCGGGCCCTGGGGCCGGTCGGGGCAGAACGTGCTGGTGGTCGGGGCCG